In Xenopus tropicalis strain Nigerian chromosome 5, UCB_Xtro_10.0, whole genome shotgun sequence, one genomic interval encodes:
- the LOC116410838 gene encoding LOW QUALITY PROTEIN: uncharacterized protein LOC116410838 (The sequence of the model RefSeq protein was modified relative to this genomic sequence to represent the inferred CDS: inserted 1 base in 1 codon; substituted 1 base at 1 genomic stop codon): SWRLLPRHNPRPSRLLWITGHXGQRPNHRPQKPQDHRPKRLKRPPRPNMPPRPQTPPPXIPPPVSPQALEFSPQAPDSPQAKRWAPGSPAHERPSVQENLANIKAELAQLWGEVDKLKRDTRELASCEFYFPCFFPFIC; this comes from the exons agctggcgcctcctccccaggcacaaccccaggccctccaggctcctgtggatCACCGGCCACTGAGGccagag gcccaaccaCCGGCCCCAGAAGCCCCAGGACCATCGGCccaagaggctgaagaggcctccgaggccgaatatgcccccgaggccccagacaccccccc tgattcctcccccagtttccccccaggcccttgagttctccccccaggccccggactccccccaggccaagcgctgggcgccaggttctcctgcgcacgagagaccatcagtgcaggagaacctggccaacatcaaggccgagctggcccagctctggGGGGAAGTGGACAAACTAAAGAGGGACACGCGAGAACTTGCGAGTTGCGAGTTTTATTTTCCctgttttttcccctttatttgttaa